The Mycetohabitans endofungorum genome contains a region encoding:
- the coq7 gene encoding 2-polyprenyl-3-methyl-6-methoxy-1,4-benzoquinone monooxygenase — protein sequence MLLDELIGEFDRGLRSITGVAKMSRPVPQPDVVADDSEMTVAEQSHAAALMRVNHVGEVCAQALYQAQKLATHSERLKQAFERAAREEEDHLAWTAHRLRELNSRPSLLNPLWYAGSLAIGFVAGRFGDRVSLGFMAETERQVEQHLDGHLDRLPALDHASRAIVMQMRTDEITHARAASDAGGVELPAPVTALMRVAARVMTRTAYYI from the coding sequence ATGTTGCTCGACGAGTTGATCGGGGAGTTTGACCGTGGCTTGCGCTCGATCACAGGGGTGGCCAAAATGAGCCGGCCGGTGCCGCAGCCCGACGTGGTGGCCGACGACAGTGAAATGACGGTGGCCGAGCAAAGTCATGCGGCGGCGCTGATGCGAGTGAACCATGTCGGTGAAGTATGCGCGCAGGCGCTTTATCAGGCGCAGAAGCTGGCGACCCACTCCGAGCGGCTGAAGCAAGCGTTCGAGCGGGCTGCGCGCGAGGAGGAGGACCACCTGGCGTGGACCGCACATCGGTTGCGCGAACTAAACTCGCGGCCGAGCTTGCTCAATCCGTTGTGGTACGCTGGCTCGCTTGCCATCGGCTTTGTCGCCGGCCGGTTCGGCGATCGCGTCAGCCTTGGCTTCATGGCTGAAACGGAGCGCCAGGTCGAGCAGCACCTGGATGGCCATCTGGACCGGCTGCCGGCGCTCGACCACGCGTCACGTGCGATCGTCATGCAGATGCGCACAGACGAGATTACACATGCGCGTGCTGCGTCGGACGCTGGTGGTGTGGAGCTTCCCGCCCCGGTGACCGCACTGATGCGCGTGGCCGCGCGTGTGATGACCCGTACTGCGTACTATATCTAG
- a CDS encoding porin yields the protein MKKSLLALAALGAFSGVAHAQSSVTLYGIIDEGLNYTSNSGGHTLWNLSSGVMQGSRWGLRGTEDLGGGLKAIFTLENGFDVNTGKLGQGGLEFGRQAFVGLSSSSFGTVTLGRQYDSVVDYVGPLEAGDQWGGYIAAHPGDLDNFNNTYRINNSIKYTSPNFAGLTFGGLYSLGGVAGDFSRNQAFSLGAGYTNGPLVLGVGYLNVRNPNVSFFGNSTSGTINAGVSNVTSSVYGGYGSAHTYQVIGAGGAYTFGPATVGITYSNTKFYKLGSTYASAFAGSTATFNNAEINFKYQLTPALVLGAAYDFTKGSSINGQSPAKYHQGALGADYFLSKRTDVYLIGVYQHASGNTVSTSSSGVDSVAAATANIMGLSPSTTNNQATVRVGIRHKF from the coding sequence ATGAAAAAGTCGCTTCTCGCTCTCGCGGCATTGGGCGCTTTCTCAGGTGTTGCCCATGCGCAAAGCAGCGTGACGCTGTACGGTATCATTGACGAAGGCCTGAATTACACGAGCAACAGCGGCGGCCACACGCTATGGAACCTGTCCAGCGGCGTGATGCAAGGCAGCCGTTGGGGCCTGCGTGGCACCGAAGACCTAGGCGGTGGCTTGAAGGCGATCTTCACGTTGGAAAACGGTTTTGACGTCAACACCGGCAAGCTCGGTCAAGGCGGCCTCGAATTCGGCCGTCAAGCGTTCGTCGGTTTGTCGTCGAGCAGCTTCGGTACGGTCACGCTGGGTCGTCAATACGACTCCGTGGTCGACTACGTCGGCCCACTGGAAGCCGGTGACCAATGGGGTGGCTACATTGCCGCTCACCCGGGCGACCTGGACAACTTCAACAACACCTATCGCATCAACAACTCGATCAAGTACACGAGCCCAAACTTCGCAGGCTTGACCTTCGGTGGCTTGTACAGCTTAGGCGGCGTGGCTGGCGACTTCTCGCGCAACCAAGCGTTCTCGCTGGGCGCCGGCTACACGAACGGCCCGTTGGTGTTGGGTGTCGGCTACTTGAACGTGCGTAACCCGAACGTCAGTTTCTTTGGCAACAGCACGTCGGGCACGATCAACGCTGGCGTGTCGAACGTGACCTCATCGGTCTACGGCGGCTACGGCTCGGCCCACACGTATCAAGTGATCGGTGCGGGCGGCGCGTACACGTTCGGCCCGGCAACGGTCGGCATCACGTACTCGAACACGAAGTTCTACAAGCTGGGCAGCACGTACGCATCGGCTTTCGCTGGCAGCACTGCGACGTTCAACAACGCCGAAATCAACTTTAAGTACCAGTTGACCCCGGCGTTGGTGCTCGGCGCAGCGTATGACTTCACGAAGGGCAGCTCGATCAACGGCCAGTCTCCTGCGAAGTACCACCAAGGCGCGCTGGGCGCGGACTACTTCCTGTCCAAGCGTACTGACGTCTACCTGATCGGTGTCTACCAGCACGCGTCAGGCAACACGGTGTCGACTTCGTCGAGCGGCGTAGACTCGGTGGCTGCGGCCACCGCCAATATCATGGGCCTGTCGCCGTCGACGACGAACAACCAAGCCACGGTTCGCGTCGGCATCCGCCACAAATTCTAA
- a CDS encoding long-chain fatty acid--CoA ligase has protein sequence MERIWLKSYPAGVPADIDPSIYASVTLLLEESFGKFAERPAFACMGQVLTYGELDRLSRALAAYLQCKGLTQGARVAVMMPNVLQYPVAIAAVLRAGYVMVNVNPLYTPRELEHQLRDSGAQAIILLENFATTLQAVVPNTDVNHVIVAAMGDLMGVKGCLVNWVVRHVKKMVPAWSLPGSVRFNDALAQGKRGTFRPVQQGPDDVAFLQYTGGTTGIAKGATLLHRNIVANVLQSEVWLNPARSAHAELTQLTTVIALPLYHIYALTVCALLTIRTGGLAVLIPNPRDIAGTIKQLKGYAVSMFPAVNTLYNVLLNHPDFGKLDFSKLVVANAGGMAVQEAVAKRWYEMTGAPIVEGYGLSETSPCVTCNPATSTEYTGTIGLPLPSTEVSIRDDEGNELPLGQPGEICIRGPQVMAGYWNRPGETASVMTADGFFKSGDVGVIDERGYVKIVDRKKDMILVSGFNVYPNEVEDVVAQMPGVYEVAAVGVTDPHSGEVVKLFIVKKDPALTEQAVIEFCRERLAGYKRPKAVEFRAELPKTNVGKILRRELRDAPRH, from the coding sequence ATGGAACGCATCTGGCTTAAATCGTATCCCGCCGGCGTGCCAGCGGATATCGATCCGTCGATCTATGCGTCGGTGACGCTGCTGCTCGAGGAGAGCTTTGGCAAATTTGCTGAGCGGCCAGCGTTTGCCTGCATGGGGCAGGTGTTGACCTATGGGGAACTGGACCGGCTGTCGCGGGCATTGGCCGCCTATTTGCAATGCAAGGGTCTGACTCAGGGCGCTCGCGTCGCAGTGATGATGCCAAACGTACTGCAGTATCCCGTTGCAATTGCTGCCGTGTTGCGGGCCGGATATGTCATGGTCAACGTCAATCCGCTATACACGCCGCGCGAGCTTGAACACCAGCTGCGCGACAGTGGCGCACAGGCAATCATCCTACTCGAGAATTTTGCGACGACGCTGCAGGCGGTCGTGCCCAACACCGATGTCAACCACGTTATTGTGGCAGCGATGGGCGACCTGATGGGCGTGAAGGGCTGCCTGGTCAATTGGGTCGTGCGGCATGTGAAAAAGATGGTGCCGGCCTGGTCGCTGCCGGGCTCGGTGCGCTTCAACGATGCGCTCGCGCAGGGCAAGCGAGGCACGTTTCGCCCCGTGCAGCAAGGACCGGATGATGTCGCCTTCCTGCAATATACCGGAGGTACGACGGGTATCGCGAAGGGGGCGACGCTGCTACATCGGAACATCGTTGCGAACGTACTGCAATCGGAAGTCTGGCTTAATCCGGCGCGCAGCGCGCATGCAGAACTCACGCAATTGACTACGGTGATCGCGCTTCCGCTGTATCACATTTATGCGTTGACCGTCTGCGCACTGCTGACGATTCGTACCGGCGGGCTTGCGGTATTGATTCCAAACCCGCGCGATATTGCCGGTACGATCAAGCAGCTGAAGGGGTACGCGGTCAGTATGTTCCCCGCAGTCAATACACTGTACAACGTGCTGCTCAATCATCCAGACTTCGGCAAGCTGGACTTTTCGAAACTGGTGGTAGCTAACGCGGGAGGGATGGCCGTGCAGGAGGCGGTGGCGAAGCGGTGGTACGAAATGACCGGTGCGCCGATCGTCGAAGGCTATGGTTTGTCCGAGACGTCACCTTGCGTGACGTGCAACCCGGCGACCTCGACCGAGTACACAGGCACGATCGGCTTGCCGTTGCCGTCCACCGAAGTGTCGATCCGTGACGACGAAGGCAACGAGTTGCCGCTGGGGCAGCCCGGCGAGATCTGCATTCGCGGCCCGCAGGTCATGGCCGGCTACTGGAACCGCCCGGGTGAGACGGCCAGCGTGATGACGGCGGATGGTTTCTTCAAGTCCGGCGACGTCGGCGTGATCGATGAACGTGGTTACGTGAAAATCGTCGACCGCAAGAAGGACATGATCCTGGTGTCGGGCTTCAATGTCTATCCGAACGAGGTCGAGGACGTGGTCGCGCAGATGCCGGGCGTCTATGAAGTCGCCGCGGTGGGCGTGACGGACCCGCATTCCGGCGAGGTGGTGAAGCTGTTCATCGTGAAAAAAGACCCAGCGCTCACCGAGCAGGCTGTTATCGAGTTCTGTAGGGAGCGCCTAGCTGGCTATAAGCGTCCGAAAGCGGTCGAGTTCAGGGCTGAACTGCCGAAGACAAACGTTGGCAAGATCCTGCGGCGCGAGCTGCGCGACGCGCCTCGACACTAA
- a CDS encoding YadA family autotransporter adhesin has translation MLGVVIALLFSDDAKSTIVESDTEDTPMDDASSHGEGSSQPKPRVTRWDVTPEQKAEKMLRSTPVSGMQDTLIAEAAWDKKPSDMQAMMQAMSMDDASSYGEGASQPKVRKESRWDKKPSDMQAMRQVQAMSMDDASSHGEGSSQPEPRVTRWDVTPEQKAEKMLRSTPVSGMQDMPIAEAAWDKKPSDMQAMMQAMSMDDASSYGEEASQPKVRKESRWDKKPSDMQAMRQAQAMSMDDASSHGEGSSQPEPRVTRWDVTPEQKAEKMLRSTPVSGMQDMPIAEAAWDKKPSDMQAMMQAMSMDDASSYGEEASQPKVRKESRWDKKPSDMQAMRQAQAMSMDDASSHGEGSSQPEPRVTRWDVTPEQKAEKMLRSAPVSGMQDMPIAEAAWDKKPSDMQAMMQAMSMDDASSYGEEASQPKVRKESRWDKKPSDMQAMRQAQAMSMDDASSHGEGSSQPEPRVTRWDVTPEQKAEKMLRSTPVSGMQDMPIAEAAWDKKPSDMQAMMQAMSMDDASSHGEGSSQPKPRVTRWDVTPEQKAEKMLRSTPVSGMQDMPIAEAAWDKKPSDMQAMSMDDAPSYGEEASQPKVRKKESRWDVKPSTLGSDTQDKLTPGREWKQRLDVTAGTPTDVGVRREKRRRKRSQSVPISLPSESSPREADRLVKRKRPANELLSVIDSQKGSGMPSGPQKDAANQIDARGLHPSHTGKDHADDSHAPLPSMQGANRVRQRSRSLPVLAPGLEQRRLQADTPLFIPVHTSDDGNPDSVQQIGTHELAWHQSSFTDVPPITVSGIDVSVVDNKVAVLHDASGDTHTPILGKNSSAFENGGKGQGTLAPYDKLTKPYIVDRDDDGWQSGPAPSREMKLSTLGSDTQDKLTPGWEWKQRLNVTARTSTDVGVQREKRRRERSQSVPISLPSESSPREAGRLVKRKRPTNEPLSAIDLQNDNVNLSGLQKDAANQIDARGLHPSHTGKDHADDSHAPLPSMQGANRVRQRSRSLPVLAPKLEQRRLQADTPLFVPVDTFDDGNPDGVQQAGAHELAWHQSSFTDVPPITVSGIDVSVVDNKVAVLHDASGNTHTPILGKNSSAFENGGKGQGTLAPYDELTKPYIVDRDDDGWQSGLALSREMGVRQVPAEQPALSRSSTSTMSDAGADPVSVSQAAVMAKTDNEKRSQVGENIPEPVVSNSSSVLNSVQADQYPNSERAKTQSPKASLSPALTAADKVQGVAPDNRGVSDSAELPQQAQPTETGVSATMLAHSASHRSSASTMSDAGASIGSRSTQSADESRTQPLVQTPETSSSFAAQQTVAEKVRDVAPGNRGRSKSAVLLHQQPQVAKRLRSSSEDRRRSDGLDAAGLEGGIWQSGPAPSREIEVGQVLAERLASPRSSASTMSDAGTRVGSKPTQSAEETHTQLQTLEVSLSPALTAADKVQDVAPGNRGGSNSTELPQQAQPAEPVASVTTLAHSASRRSSMSTMNDAGASIDSRSTQSADESRTQPLVQTPETSSSLAVQQTAAEKVRDAALGSRGRSKSAVLLHQQPQVAKRLRSSSEDRRRSGGLDAAGLEDGIWQSGPAPSREMEVGQVLAEHPALPRSSASTMSDAGARVDSKSTQSADESRTQPLVQTPETSSSFAAQQTVAEKVRDVAPGNRGRSKSAVLLHQQPQVAKRLRSSSEDRRRSDGLDAAGLEDGIWQSGPAPSREMEVGQVLAEHPALPRSSASTMSDAGARVDSKSTQSADESRTQPLVQTPETSSSLAAQQTVAEKVRDVAPGNRGRSKSAVLLHQQPQVAKRLRSSSEDRRRSDGLDAAGLEGGIWQSGPAPSREMEVGQVLAERPASPRSSASTMSDAGTRVDSKPIQFAEETHTQLQTLEASLSPALTAADKVQDVAPGNRGGFGPAELLQQAQPAGQDASATTSAHPASRRSSTSTMSDAGASIGSRSTQSADESRTQPLVQTPETSSSLAAQQTVAEKVRDVAPGNRGRSKSAVLLHQQPQVAKRLRSSSEDRRRSDGLDAAGLEGGIWQSGPAPSREMEVGQVLAERPASPRSSASTMSDAGTRVDSKPIQFAEETHTQLQTLEASLSPALTAADKVQDVAPGNRGGFGPAELLQQAQPAGQDASATTSAHPASRRSSMSTMSDASARVASKLTQSADETHMQLQILEASLSPALTAADKVQDVAPGNRGGSDGAESLQQAQPAGHDASAIMSAAPPASRRSSTSTMSDAGADPVSVSQAAVMAKTDNEKQSQVGENIPEPVASSSLSVSNSVQADQPPNSEPTEMTSLTRPSPSTAAATSRDAAPEQDVLHGWLREAIAAELPSVMTEQLGISVDETRVSVGTPGQERKITHVARGTEPTDAVNKAQLDEAVARVDRDASAGIAAAMAVAGLPQPTLPGKSLAAFAGATYRGQYGAALGISHVTPNNRWVFKLAANANGRGYLGAVASGGFQW, from the coding sequence GTGCTCGGGGTCGTTATTGCATTGCTGTTTTCCGACGACGCGAAGTCAACCATAGTCGAGTCCGATACGGAAGATACACCGATGGACGACGCGTCATCGCATGGTGAGGGGTCGAGCCAGCCGAAGCCACGGGTAACGCGATGGGATGTGACGCCGGAGCAGAAGGCTGAAAAGATGTTGAGGTCCACGCCCGTGTCGGGTATGCAAGACACGCTGATTGCCGAAGCGGCATGGGATAAGAAGCCGTCCGACATGCAAGCTATGATGCAAGCTATGTCGATGGACGATGCGTCATCGTACGGAGAGGGAGCGAGCCAGCCAAAGGTTCGGAAAGAGTCGCGCTGGGATAAGAAGCCGTCCGATATGCAAGCTATGAGGCAAGTTCAAGCTATGTCGATGGACGACGCGTCATCGCATGGTGAGGGGTCGAGCCAGCCGGAGCCACGGGTAACGCGATGGGATGTGACGCCGGAGCAAAAGGCTGAAAAGATGTTGAGGTCCACGCCCGTGTCGGGTATGCAAGACATGCCGATTGCCGAAGCGGCATGGGATAAGAAGCCGTCCGACATGCAAGCTATGATGCAAGCTATGTCGATGGACGATGCGTCATCGTACGGAGAGGAGGCGAGCCAGCCAAAGGTTCGGAAAGAGTCACGCTGGGATAAGAAGCCGTCCGATATGCAGGCTATGAGGCAAGCTCAAGCTATGTCGATGGACGACGCGTCATCGCATGGTGAGGGGTCGAGCCAGCCGGAGCCACGGGTAACGCGATGGGATGTGACGCCGGAGCAGAAGGCTGAAAAGATGTTGAGGTCCACGCCCGTGTCGGGTATGCAAGACATGCCGATTGCCGAAGCGGCATGGGATAAGAAGCCGTCCGACATGCAAGCTATGATGCAAGCTATGTCGATGGACGATGCGTCATCGTACGGAGAGGAGGCGAGCCAGCCAAAGGTTCGGAAAGAGTCGCGCTGGGATAAGAAGCCGTCCGATATGCAGGCTATGAGGCAAGCTCAAGCTATGTCGATGGACGACGCGTCATCGCATGGTGAGGGGTCGAGCCAGCCGGAGCCACGGGTAACGCGATGGGATGTGACGCCGGAGCAAAAGGCTGAAAAGATGTTGAGGTCCGCGCCCGTGTCGGGTATGCAAGACATGCCGATTGCCGAAGCGGCATGGGATAAGAAGCCGTCCGACATGCAAGCTATGATGCAAGCTATGTCGATGGACGATGCGTCATCGTACGGAGAGGAGGCGAGCCAGCCAAAGGTTCGGAAAGAGTCGCGCTGGGATAAGAAGCCGTCCGATATGCAAGCTATGAGGCAAGCTCAAGCTATGTCGATGGACGACGCGTCATCGCATGGTGAGGGGTCGAGCCAGCCGGAGCCACGGGTAACGCGATGGGATGTGACGCCGGAGCAAAAGGCTGAAAAGATGTTGAGGTCCACGCCCGTGTCGGGTATGCAAGACATGCCGATTGCCGAAGCGGCATGGGATAAGAAGCCGTCCGACATGCAAGCTATGATGCAAGCTATGTCGATGGACGACGCGTCATCGCATGGTGAGGGGTCGAGCCAGCCGAAGCCACGGGTAACGCGATGGGATGTGACGCCGGAGCAGAAGGCTGAAAAGATGTTGAGGTCCACGCCCGTGTCGGGTATGCAAGACATGCCGATTGCCGAAGCGGCATGGGATAAGAAGCCATCCGATATGCAAGCTATGTCGATGGACGATGCGCCATCGTACGGAGAGGAGGCGAGCCAGCCGAAGGTACGGAAAAAAGAGTCGCGTTGGGATGTAAAGCCGTCCACGCTCGGTTCGGATACGCAAGATAAGCTGACTCCGGGACGGGAGTGGAAACAGCGATTGGACGTGACGGCTGGAACACCAACGGATGTTGGCGTACGAAGAGAAAAACGGCGGCGCAAGAGGTCTCAGTCGGTCCCAATAAGTTTGCCCAGTGAGTCTTCGCCAAGGGAGGCAGACCGTTTAGTGAAAAGGAAGCGACCGGCAAATGAGTTGCTATCGGTCATAGACTCACAAAAGGGCAGTGGAATGCCCAGCGGCCCGCAGAAGGACGCAGCTAATCAAATCGACGCGCGAGGGCTGCACCCATCACATACGGGAAAGGACCATGCCGACGACAGTCATGCGCCGTTACCTAGCATGCAAGGAGCTAACCGGGTACGCCAGCGGTCTCGGTCGCTACCAGTATTAGCGCCCGGGTTGGAACAACGCCGTTTGCAAGCTGATACGCCGCTGTTCATTCCTGTGCATACGTCTGACGACGGAAATCCGGATAGCGTGCAACAGATAGGGACGCACGAATTGGCCTGGCATCAATCGTCGTTTACCGATGTGCCGCCGATCACTGTTTCCGGCATAGACGTTAGCGTCGTAGATAACAAGGTTGCTGTGTTGCATGATGCAAGTGGCGATACGCATACTCCAATTCTCGGAAAGAATAGTTCCGCCTTTGAGAATGGAGGCAAAGGACAGGGGACGTTGGCCCCGTATGATAAGCTTACGAAACCGTATATTGTGGACAGGGATGACGATGGATGGCAAAGCGGCCCAGCTCCTTCAAGGGAGATGAAACTGTCCACGCTCGGTTCGGATACGCAAGATAAGCTGACTCCGGGATGGGAGTGGAAACAGCGACTGAACGTGACGGCTAGAACATCAACGGATGTTGGCGTACAAAGAGAAAAACGACGGCGCGAGAGGTCTCAGTCGGTCCCAATAAGTTTGCCCAGTGAGTCTTCGCCAAGGGAGGCAGGCCGTTTGGTGAAAAGGAAGCGACCGACAAATGAACCGCTATCGGCCATAGACCTACAAAATGACAATGTAAATCTCAGTGGCCTGCAGAAGGACGCAGCTAATCAAATCGACGCGCGAGGGCTGCACCCATCGCATACGGGAAAGGACCATGCCGACGACAGTCATGCGCCGTTACCTAGCATGCAAGGAGCTAACCGGGTACGCCAGCGGTCTCGGTCGCTACCAGTATTAGCGCCCAAGTTGGAACAACGCCGTTTGCAAGCTGATACGCCGCTGTTCGTTCCTGTGGACACGTTTGACGACGGGAATCCGGATGGCGTGCAACAGGCAGGGGCGCACGAATTGGCCTGGCATCAATCGTCGTTTACCGATGTGCCGCCGATCACTGTTTCCGGCATAGACGTTAGCGTCGTAGATAACAAGGTTGCTGTGTTGCATGATGCAAGTGGCAATACGCATACTCCAATTCTCGGAAAGAATAGTTCCGCCTTTGAGAATGGAGGCAAAGGACAGGGGACGTTGGCCCCGTATGATGAGCTTACGAAACCGTATATTGTGGACAGGGATGACGATGGATGGCAAAGCGGCCTAGCCCTGTCAAGGGAGATGGGCGTTAGGCAGGTGCCGGCGGAACAGCCAGCCTTGTCTCGAAGCAGCACGTCAACGATGAGCGATGCCGGTGCAGATCCGGTTTCTGTCAGTCAAGCCGCTGTAATGGCGAAGACGGATAATGAAAAGCGGTCCCAAGTAGGCGAGAACATCCCTGAACCGGTTGTCAGCAATTCCTCAAGTGTTTTAAATAGTGTGCAGGCCGATCAATATCCAAACTCTGAGCGGGCAAAAACGCAGAGCCCAAAGGCCAGTTTATCCCCTGCCTTGACAGCAGCTGACAAGGTGCAAGGCGTTGCACCAGATAACAGGGGCGTATCTGATTCGGCAGAGTTGCCGCAGCAGGCGCAGCCAACCGAGACGGGGGTAAGTGCCACAATGTTGGCACACTCGGCCTCGCACCGAAGCAGCGCGTCAACGATGAGCGATGCCGGTGCCAGTATCGGCAGTAGGTCAACACAGTCCGCTGACGAGTCCCGCACTCAGCCCTTGGTCCAGACCCCGGAGACCAGTTCGTCCTTTGCCGCGCAGCAGACAGTGGCTGAGAAGGTGCGAGACGTTGCACCGGGCAACAGGGGAAGATCCAAATCGGCAGTGTTGCTGCATCAGCAGCCCCAGGTGGCGAAGCGGTTACGATCCAGCAGTGAAGACCGACGCAGATCGGACGGCCTGGATGCAGCAGGCTTGGAGGGCGGTATATGGCAAAGCGGCCCAGCCCCGTCAAGGGAGATAGAAGTTGGGCAGGTGCTGGCGGAACGCCTGGCTTCGCCTCGAAGCAGTGCGTCAACGATGAGCGATGCCGGTACGCGTGTCGGCAGTAAGCCAACACAGTCCGCTGAAGAGACCCACACTCAACTCCAGACTCTGGAGGTCAGTTTGTCCCCTGCTTTGACAGCAGCTGACAAAGTGCAAGACGTTGCACCAGGCAACAGGGGCGGATCCAACTCGACAGAGTTGCCGCAGCAGGCGCAGCCAGCCGAGCCGGTGGCAAGTGTCACAACGTTGGCACACTCGGCCTCGCGCCGAAGCAGCATGTCAACGATGAACGATGCCGGTGCCAGTATCGACAGTAGGTCAACACAGTCCGCTGACGAGTCCCGCACTCAGCCCTTGGTCCAGACCCCGGAGACCAGTTCGTCCCTTGCCGTGCAGCAGACAGCGGCTGAAAAGGTGCGAGATGCTGCGCTGGGCAGCAGGGGAAGATCCAAATCGGCAGTGTTGTTGCATCAGCAGCCTCAGGTGGCGAAGCGGTTACGATCCAGCAGTGAAGACCGACGCAGATCGGGCGGCCTGGATGCAGCAGGCTTGGAGGACGGTATATGGCAAAGCGGCCCAGCCCCGTCAAGGGAGATGGAGGTTGGGCAGGTGCTGGCGGAACACCCGGCCTTGCCTCGAAGCAGCGCGTCAACGATGAGTGATGCCGGTGCCCGTGTCGACAGTAAGTCAACACAGTCCGCTGACGAGTCCCGCACTCAGCCCTTGGTCCAGACCCCGGAGACCAGTTCGTCCTTTGCCGCGCAGCAGACAGTGGCTGAGAAGGTGCGAGACGTTGCACCGGGCAACAGGGGAAGATCCAAATCGGCAGTGTTGCTGCATCAGCAGCCCCAGGTGGCGAAGCGGTTACGATCCAGCAGTGAAGACCGACGCAGATCGGACGGCCTGGATGCAGCAGGCTTGGAGGACGGTATATGGCAAAGCGGCCCAGCCCCGTCAAGGGAGATGGAGGTTGGGCAGGTGCTGGCGGAACACCCGGCCTTGCCTCGAAGCAGCGCGTCAACGATGAGTGATGCCGGTGCCCGTGTCGACAGTAAGTCAACACAGTCCGCTGACGAGTCCCGCACTCAGCCCTTGGTCCAGACCCCGGAGACCAGCTCGTCCCTTGCCGCGCAGCAGACAGTGGCTGAGAAGGTGCGAGACGTTGCACCGGGCAACAGGGGAAGATCCAAATCGGCAGTGTTGCTGCATCAGCAGCCCCAGGTGGCGAAGCGGTTACGATCCAGCAGTGAAGACCGACGCAGATCGGACGGTCTGGATGCAGCAGGCTTGGAGGGCGGTATATGGCAAAGCGGCCCAGCCCCGTCAAGGGAGATGGAAGTTGGGCAGGTGCTGGCGGAACGCCCGGCTTCGCCTCGAAGCAGTGCGTCAACGATGAGCGATGCCGGTACGCGTGTCGACAGTAAGCCAATACAGTTCGCTGAAGAGACTCACACTCAACTCCAGACTCTGGAGGCTAGTTTGTCCCCTGCTTTGACAGCAGCTGACAAAGTGCAAGACGTTGCACCAGGCAACAGGGGCGGATTTGGCCCGGCAGAGTTGCTGCAGCAGGCGCAGCCAGCCGGCCAAGATGCGAGCGCCACAACATCGGCACACCCGGCCTCGCGCCGAAGCAGCACGTCAACGATGAGCGATGCCGGTGCCAGTATCGGCAGTAGGTCAACACAGTCCGCTGACGAGTCCCGCACTCAGCCCTTGGTCCAGACCCCGGAGACCAGCTCGTCCCTTGCCGCGCAGCAGACAGTGGCTGAGAAGGTGCGAGACGTTGCACCGGGCAACAGGGGAAGATCCAAATCGGCAGTGTTGCTGCATCAGCAGCCCCAGGTGGCGAAGCGGTTACGATCCAGCAGTGAAGACCGACGCAGATCGGACGGTCTGGATGCAGCAGGCTTGGAGGGCGGTATATGGCAAAGCGGCCCAGCCCCGTCAAGGGAGATGGAAGTTGGGCAGGTGCTGGCGGAACGCCCGGCTTCGCCTCGAAGCAGTGCGTCAACGATGAGCGATGCCGGTACGCGTGTCGACAGTAAGCCAATACAGTTCGCTGAAGAGACTCACACTCAACTCCAGACTCTGGAGGCTAGTTTGTCCCCTGCTTTGACAGCAGCTGACAAAGTGCAAGACGTTGCACCAGGCAACAGGGGCGGATTTGGCCCGGCAGAGTTGCTGCAGCAGGCGCAGCCAGCCGGCCAAGATGCGAGCGCCACAACATCGGCACACCCGGCCTCGCGCCGAAGCAGCATGTCAACGATGAGCGATGCCAGTGCCCGTGTCGCCAGTAAGCTAACACAGTCCGCTGACGAGACCCACATGCAACTTCAGATTCTGGAGGCCAGTTTGTCCCCTGCTTTGACAGCAGCTGACAAGGTGCAAGACGTTGCACCAGGCAATAGGGGCGGATCTGACGGGGCAGAGTCGCTGCAGCAGGCGCAGCCAGCTGGCCATGATGCGAGCGCCATAATGTCGGCAGCACCCCCGGCCTCGCGCCGAAGCAGCACGTCAACGATGAGCGATGCCGGTGCAGATCCGGTTTCTGTCAGTCAAGCCGCTGTAATGGCGAAGACGGATAATGAAAAGCAGTCTCAAGTAGGCGAGAATATCCCTGAACCGGTCGCCAGCAGTTCCTTAAGTGTTTCGAATAGTGTGCAGGCCGATCAACCTCCAAACTCTGAGCCAACAGAAATGACGTCCTTGACACGGCCCAGCCCAAGTACGGCAGCCGCTACGTCACGTGACGCCGCCCCCGAACAAGACGTGCTTCATGGGTGGTTGCGCGAGGCGATCGCGGCAGAGTTGCCGTCGGTCATGACCGAGCAACTCGGTATTAGCGTCGACGAAACTCGCGTATCAGTCGGCACGCCTGGCCAGGAGCGCAAGATCACGCATGTCGCACGCGGCACTGAACCGACCGATGCAGTCAACAAAGCTCAGTTGGACGAAGCCGTTGCGCGTGTCGATCGTGACGCGTCAGCAGGCATTGCAGCGGCAATGGCGGTGGCGGGATTGCCACAACCGACGTTACCCGGGAAGAGTTTGGCGGCGTTTGCGGGTGCAACATACCGCGGCCAGTATGGCGCTGCGCTTGGCATATCGCACGTCACGCCGAATAATCGCTGGGTTTTCAAGCTCGCCGCAAACGCGAACGGTCGCGGTTATTTGGGGGCCGTTGCGTCAGGAGGATTCCAATGGTGA